The window TCAACATTTTATCGGATTTTAAAAGCACATAAACTACTAAATCATAGACAACGGAGCAAACCGTGCCAGAAAGTGAAAAAACCAAAAGCATTGGTTGCAACGGGCCCAAACCAAGTCTACACATGGGATATTACCTATTTGCCGACAACAGTGAAGGGATTATTTTTCTACCTTTATATGGTTATGGACGTTTTCAGTAGAAAAGTTGTTGGCTGGCAGGTACATGATAATGAGTCGAGTGCCTTAGCAGCAGATTTGATGACTGACATTTGTAAACGTGAGGACATTAAACGAGGCCAGGTGGTACTACATTCGGATAACGGTAGTCCGATGAAGGGAGCGACAATGTTAGCCACACTGCAAGAGTTAGGTGTTATGCCATCGCTGAGCAGGCCGTCTGTAAGTAATGATAATCCGTATTCAGAGTCACTGTTTAGAACGTTAAAATACCGTCCTGAGTACCCTGAAAAAGCCTTTTTGAATATAGCCTCATCACGTCGTTGGGTAGATGATTTTGTTTGTTGGTATAACAATGAACACCGACATAGCGGGATTAAATTTGTTACGCCAGCACAGCGTCATACAGGGAGAGATATCGAAATTTTAGCGCAACGAACTCGGTTATATCATGCTGCGAAAGCACGACATCCAGAGCGATGGAGTGGCAATATTAAAAATTTAGAACCAGTCGGTTCTGTATACCTGACCCCTGAAAAAGGGAAAGCTAATAGCAAAGAGGTCGAGACGGCATAATATTTAACTAACAGGCGACAAGTAGCTTGAAAATCGCCGCTATCTACTTTGTCTGAGTTATTGCCATGGATAGCCTTAATAATATCGACTTTAAATCCCTTGCTAGCAAACAAACATCTATCCAGATGAAAATGCGCTTTTTAGCACTGGCTCACTTCCAAGATGGCCATTCACGCACTCAAATTGCTAAGTACCTAAAGGTAAGCCGTACCAGTGTAAACAAATGGATTCAGGTTTTTCTTGAAGAGGGACTCGACGGACTAAAGGAAAAACCTCGTACTGGCCGTCCTTCTTTTCTCTCTCATCAAGAAAGGCAACTGCTCGCCAAGTACATTGAAGAAAACGCGGCTAAACCTGATGGTGGCAGACTCACAGGTCATGATATTCATAACTACATCACGCAGACATTTGGCAAAGCATACCACCCAGACTACATTTATATATTGCTCAAAAAAATGGGTTTTTCATGGATAACCTCCCGCTCAAAGCACCCTAAGCAGTGCGATAAAATCCAAGACGATTTTAAAAAAATTTAAAATGAAAACTATCCTCAAGATCCCAGGTCACATAGGGCTTGAGAGTGTTGATGTTTGGTTTCAAGATGAAGCACTATTCGGCCAACAGAACACCACAACAAGGGTTTGGGCAAAGACAGGAACGCGTCCGCGCGTCATCAAACAGCAGCAGTTTGAATATGCGTATCTCTTTGGTTCTGTTTGTCCTAGCCGAGGCATTGGAGAAGCCATCGTTGTTCCTTGGAGCAATAAAGATGCGATGAAACTGCATCTTCAGCAAGTATCAAGTGCGACAGAAAAAGGCAGGCATGCCGTTGTGATAATGGATGGTGCAGGATGGCATACCGAAGATACGGCACATAGTTTTCATAATATCAGTATCATAAAGCTTCCTCCCTATTCACCAGAGCTCAATTCAATAGTAAGCGTCTGGCCAAACACACCTTCATCTAATTTCTGATTTCAATTATGTTATTTCCAAGTCAAATAAAAGGAAATAACAATGAAAATAACGCGCAACGAAACACAATGGCAGACCCTAATACAAAATCAACAAACCAGTGGATTAACTATTTCAAATTACTGCCAACAGCATCAATTACCGACTTCTAGCTTCTACGCTTTCAAGAAAAAATTGGGCTTAACATCCAACAGTTTTGTTCGCGCCAAAGTGATACAGCAAATTGAGTTATTGGAAGAGCAACCATCCATCACACTCACGGTTGGTAAGGCAAACGTCAGTTTGCCTGCAACAACATCCGCTACATACTTGGCTCAAATACTGCGTGAGTTGAGCTAATGCAATCCTTTATTGAACCATCAGCCGTTTTTATACACCGTGATTTTGTCGACTTTCGAAAATCAATAAACGGGTTAGCAGCCATTGTTGAAGATGAGCTTAATCGTGACGCTTACACGGGTGAGTTGTTTGTGTTTTGCAATAAAGCCAAAGACAAACTAAAAATACTGTATTGGGATAAGACGGGTTTTGCACTTTGGTACAAGCGTCTTGAGAAGCAAAAATTCAAATGGCCGAGTAACATCGATTGCAATGAGTTTGAATTAACGGACGAACAATTTAAGTGGTTGCTATCAGGATTTGATGTGCTTGGTCATCAAGAATTACATTATCAATCGATGATCTAACTCAGTCGGTATTTATCATATCTGAGCAGTCAACGATCGTTGACGCTCCCCCTTGTACTCATTGACATCAAAAGCAGTTTCATTTTGATAAACTTGCTAAAATGAGCAAATGAAACTTGATGTGAACTTATTACCAGACGACCCAGAACAACTTAAGAAAATGTTACTTGAGTTGCAGCTGCTCGTGGCTCAAAAAGAGTGTGAGTTAGCTGAAAAAGACGCGATTTATCAAGAACTACTTGAACGTTATAATATAAAATTGGCTAACGAATACGGTAAAAAGTCAGAAAAAATGCCTGGTGCCGATGAAGTCTTCAATGAAGCCGAAGTCACACTTGATGAACAAGACGAGCTGCTATTAGCGAGCTTATCAACTGAAGAAAAAACAGAGCAAAAAGTCAAACCAAAGCGCAAACCACTACCGCCTGAACTCCCCCGAAAAGACGTTATCATTGATATTGAGGACACGGATAAAACATGTGATTGTTGCCGTAATTCTTTGCATAAAATGGGTGAGAGTAGCAGCGAAACCCTTGAATTTGTACCCGCTCATATTAAAGTCATTAAAACCATTCGCCCGAAGTATACGTGCCGACATTGTGAAAATAATGGGATTGAAAATCACATAAAAATGGCACCGATGCCCGCCACGCCAATCCCGAAAAGTATTGCTACCGCGAGTTTGCTGAGCCAAATAATCACCTGTAAATATCAATTTGGTTTACCGCTTTATCGACAAGAAACAATGTTGAGTGACATCGGTATTGAGTTGAGTCGTCAAACGATGTCGAGCTGGATATTACGTTGTGCCACATTGCTTGAGCCTTTATATATGCGCTTGAAAGCAATATTGCTCGCTGAGCCCGCTATTCATGCAGATGAAACACCGCTAAAAGTAATCAAAGCCGAAAAAGCGACAAGCTATATGTGGGTATATTGCTGTGGAGCAGATGTATTAGGCAGTAACACCAATATTGTGTTATTCGATTATCACAATAGTCGTAAAGCCCAATGTGCGATTGATTTTCTTGATGGTTACCAAGGTTACATGCACGTTGATGGATATAAAGCTTATGAATCAACGCAAGCGACACTGGTAGCCTGTCTTGCGCATATTCGTCGTAAATTTATCGATGTGAAGAAGCTGCAAGGAAAAAAGAAAACAGGGAAAGTGGATATCGTATTAAATTTAATTGGTAAGTTATACGGAATAGAAAAACGAATTAAGGGCAAATCTGTTGAAGAAAAATTAGCAATCCGACAGTCACAAGCCAAGCCTATCGTAACCACATTATATAACTGGCTCATCGAGCATAAAGAAAAAATCCCACCTAAAAGTAAATTGGGAGAAGCAATAAGTTATAGCTTAAACCAATTTGAAAAATTCCAGCGCTATCTTGAAGATGGCAGGTTAAGCATTGACAATAACCGAGCAGAGCGGGCAGTGAAGCCCTTTGTGATAGGTCGTAAGGCTTGGCTATTTTCGTACACCAATACAGGTGCGAACGCGAGTGCGATTTTATATAGTTTGGTTGAAACAGCAAAAGCGAATAATCTTCTTGTTCATGATTATATCGCAACCTGCTTGCAGCAGATTGCTGAAAAACCGAATAATATTGACGCGTTACTGCCATGGAATATTAAGCATAGCTAGGTGTCGTTGCCCAGACGCTTACATTCAATAGAACAAGTTTGGAGTTGGATGAGGCAACTCCATTTAGCGAACCAAGCTTTTAAAGATTATGATGAGATTCTTGATAAGGTGTGCAGTGCTTGGAATAGCTTTCTTAGTGACACGAAAAGAGTAACGAGGATGTGCGCAAGAAGCTGGATTAGCCTGACCAGTTAATTAGCTAGAATGGTATTAATTAAGCTCAAAGCCTTATAGCGGAAGATTAGAGATCAACAAAGACAATTGTACCAAGATGCTAAACCTATTGATCCTTCGTAATTATTTTCACAGCTGTTAATACAAGAAAAAGCTTATGAAGTGTCATGTTTTACATAAATAAGCAATAATGCAGTAGAAAGGGCTACAAACGCAGCCCGAAGTGTTCGGCTAAAAGTGTTTTTTTCTTTGTTACAGGGGATTTACTTAGAATAAAACGACATACCCTGCGCCGTGATTAAAACGTTTTTATCTCGAATAAAATTTAGCCACGAAAGGTCAACAGGCCTTAAGAATAAAATCTTAATATAGTGATTCTACATTAAGATTTTATAACAACGCAGATTGGGGCAAGTTACCTTGCCCTACAGGGCGATCTAAAACCAGTCCTGCGGATCCCTTCGATAGTGAAAAGCATTACCTCATGTTGCGCCTTGCTCTGGTTCTCGAATAAGTGCCTAACAAAGTACCTTGAGGTGACATGGATATAACCTATTATGCAGGATTCAAATCTAACATCTCTTGTATGTTTGTTTCGCTCTTTGGTTCTTGTCCAAAGCCACGAAGACCCACCACATGTACGTGCTCTCGATCTTTGAAAATCTTACGCACTAACTTGTAGGTTGTTCCCCTTTCAGGGCTAATGTTTTCTGGTGCTGCAATTAATAATTGCATATCCAAACGATCACATAATTCGAATAATGTTGCGATAGATTTTCCATCTAAACGCGCGGCTTCATCCAAGAACAATAAGCGACATGGGATAAGATCTTTACCGCGTAAGCGGCGTGATTCTTCTTCCCAGCTTTGAACCACCATCAGTAGAATTGCCTGGCCCGTACCAATGGCTTCACCCGTTGATAACGCGCCAGATTCAGCCTGTAGCCAACCGTCTGTACCACGGTTTACTTCAATGCTTAATTCTAGGTAGTTACGGTAATCCAGTAACTCTTCACCTAAGATTTGTGGTGAACGTTGACCCATATCAATATGAGGATTCAAGCGCTGGAACAACTTCGCAATAGCTTCAGAGAAAGTTAAGCGGTTATTACCAAATAAATCTTGATGTTGATCTTGCTGTTCAGCCAAACCACTCAATAATGATTCGTGCGTCTCGCGTACTTTAACGTTTAGACGTACACCACTAACCTGCCCAAAACCGATATTTTGCAAACCTTGGTTTAGCATACGAATACGGTTTTGCTCACGCTGAATCGTTTTACGAATAATATTCGCAACAGAATCAGAGCTGATAGCCAAACGCTGTTCACGTGCTGTTAGCTCTTCAGTAAGGCGCGCGAGTTCAACTTCCATCTCTTCAATCGCTTCAACCGGATCATCGGTACGAATGATATCGTGACGAATACGTTCACGAAGGTGTTGATAAACAGCAATGTAGAACAACACTTTTCGCTCTGGACGCGAGATATCTTCAGAAGCACGTAAGGCATCACGCAGGTTTTCGTTGTCTGCGACTGCAAGACGTAAAGCACCTAATGATTTATCGGATAATGAACGTAATTCATCCGCAGACATGTACGCCATTTCACGACGGTGTAGACGGCGCTCAACGTCATTTTCGCGTGCTAAACGCAATACTGCACACCAGCCCGCTTTCGCGTTCACGACTAACTTACGAATATCTTGGTAGTCTTTACCCACTTTACGTAGGCGTTTCACCAGCGATTTCATTTCGAGTTCAATCGATGTAATTGCTTTTTCTAGCTCGCTGCGACGATTACGCGAACTGTGTAGACGTTCGTTAAGCTCATCACGGCGAATGCGGGCACGTTCTTCTGCTTCAATATCAGCACGCACACCCAACTCTTGCAATTCACGTTCGAACTCTAGCACTGTTTCACGTTTGGCTTGATGCGAGCTTTTTAACGACGCCATTAACTGGTTGTACTGATTAGCTTGTGCACGTGCTTGTTTCAGGGCATCACGGCAACGTGTACGTTCATGCTCTGCTGCTACCAATTTCGCTTTAAGCTGCTCATTAAGCTCTGAGCTTTTGTTCACTAACTCAACAGAGTCAATATACGTGAAGTG is drawn from Photobacterium profundum SS9 and contains these coding sequences:
- a CDS encoding IS630 family transposase, whose amino-acid sequence is MDSLNNIDFKSLASKQTSIQMKMRFLALAHFQDGHSRTQIAKYLKVSRTSVNKWIQVFLEEGLDGLKEKPRTGRPSFLSHQERQLLAKYIEENAAKPDGGRLTGHDIHNYITQTFGKAYHPDYIYILLKKMGFSWITSRSKHPKQCDKIQDDFKKI
- a CDS encoding IS630 family transposase: MKTILKIPGHIGLESVDVWFQDEALFGQQNTTTRVWAKTGTRPRVIKQQQFEYAYLFGSVCPSRGIGEAIVVPWSNKDAMKLHLQQVSSATEKGRHAVVIMDGAGWHTEDTAHSFHNISIIKLPPYSPELNSIVSVWPNTPSSNF
- the tnpA gene encoding IS66 family insertion sequence element accessory protein TnpA, encoding MKITRNETQWQTLIQNQQTSGLTISNYCQQHQLPTSSFYAFKKKLGLTSNSFVRAKVIQQIELLEEQPSITLTVGKANVSLPATTSATYLAQILRELS
- the tnpB gene encoding IS66 family insertion sequence element accessory protein TnpB (TnpB, as the term is used for proteins encoded by IS66 family insertion elements, is considered an accessory protein, since TnpC, encoded by a neighboring gene, is a DDE family transposase.), coding for MQSFIEPSAVFIHRDFVDFRKSINGLAAIVEDELNRDAYTGELFVFCNKAKDKLKILYWDKTGFALWYKRLEKQKFKWPSNIDCNEFELTDEQFKWLLSGFDVLGHQELHYQSMI
- the tnpC gene encoding IS66 family transposase; this encodes MKLDVNLLPDDPEQLKKMLLELQLLVAQKECELAEKDAIYQELLERYNIKLANEYGKKSEKMPGADEVFNEAEVTLDEQDELLLASLSTEEKTEQKVKPKRKPLPPELPRKDVIIDIEDTDKTCDCCRNSLHKMGESSSETLEFVPAHIKVIKTIRPKYTCRHCENNGIENHIKMAPMPATPIPKSIATASLLSQIITCKYQFGLPLYRQETMLSDIGIELSRQTMSSWILRCATLLEPLYMRLKAILLAEPAIHADETPLKVIKAEKATSYMWVYCCGADVLGSNTNIVLFDYHNSRKAQCAIDFLDGYQGYMHVDGYKAYESTQATLVACLAHIRRKFIDVKKLQGKKKTGKVDIVLNLIGKLYGIEKRIKGKSVEEKLAIRQSQAKPIVTTLYNWLIEHKEKIPPKSKLGEAISYSLNQFEKFQRYLEDGRLSIDNNRAERAVKPFVIGRKAWLFSYTNTGANASAILYSLVETAKANNLLVHDYIATCLQQIAEKPNNIDALLPWNIKHS